The DNA sequence CACAGCTTCTCAAACCATTAATCAACAAAAACAATCGATTAATCAAAACACCAACAAAATATTAAGAAAAAGAAAACAACCACAACCCCTATCCAAACAACCAACTAAACACCATCACAACTACTGGAGCCCTTAGCGCCCTTCGTGGTGAAAAATAGTGAACCTTGGTTATCTTTGTGATGGACTTGACAACTATAGACTGATATATGCTAAAAACTTAAGACACTCGCTACTTAGACTTGGTCTCCTTCGTGCCTTATTCTCCGAACTTTATGACGGACACTTCCCCGCTTTTCAGGTCGACAAGCGGTATCCTTGCCGGATCGGGCTGGATGTTCATGCGTTTTTGGAACTCGGTCTGACCCTGCCAGGTGCCCGAATTCGCGAGAAGGACTCCCCTGTACCTGCAAATCCCGACCGTATGAACGTGTCCGCTGTGTATGACATCGGGCAGCGGGTCTATGACAAAATGATCTTTCGACTCTGGCGCTATCATCACCCTGCCCCCGTATATGGGCGACAGGTGGCGGCGTTTTAGAAGCTCTACCATGACTTTTTCAGGGTATGAATAAGATGCTCCCGGAAGGTTCGACACCATATCGTCGATGGAACGTCCGTGATATATGAGGAATCTTACCCCCTCTATTTCCACTGCAGCGGGGTTCCCCACGAAAGTAATATTGTCGTTCCGGAACATGCTCCTTATCTCTTCAGGCAGTGCCGGCTGTGGCTCGGCCTGGCGTACGGCGTCGTGGTTGCCCGGAGATATCACGACGCTTATGTGCTTCGGTATCTGGTCAAAGTACTCTGCTGTTTTTTTGTATTGATCATAAATATCCAGGATATGAAGCTCTTTATCCTGTCCCGGGTATATCCCTATGCCGTCGACAAGGTCTCCGGCGACTACTATGTATTTTAGCCGTGATACCAGGTCGGCATCCTGATCTGAAACGGAGTCTCCGTTTATCCAGTCAAGAAAGCTTAGCCAGTTATCCTCAAGGAACGTGTCGCTGCCTACATGCACATCAGATATAAGAGCTGCCACTGCCGGTTCATCGGAATGGCGGGCAACGTTAGTATAGGGCACATCGGGATAAATGATGGAACTGGCTATGAAAAGTCCCCCGTCGCTTGCGGGAACACCGGTCACCCCGATGACCTCGTCCAGAAGGACAGGCATATCGCAAATGTCGCTGTCTTTCATTATGAGAACGCTGATCGAGCCTGTCTGATCCTCTACCTCTATCAGCCTGTGGCCGTTAGCCGTAACGCGATGGTCGGACACGATGCCTATTATGGATATCTCGTTCTTTTCAGAAGAAGAGGCGGACCTCATTCCTTTTTTCTTCAATATGCTCTCTATGGGGCGGGAGCTTATCCTGTTACGCATCATATCCCCGAGTATGGAGAACCTGTTCCGGAAATATCCTACGAACTCGTCATAGTCCCCTATGCATGTGGAGTTGTTCGTGATGTCCTTTAATATCCTGATGTCGGGCGGAGTGCCGGCTATCCCCGTGGCAGCGGGCTTGATCGCGATACGCGCCACATCTTTGCCCGATATTATAAAGGCTGAAGGGTCCAGTCCTGAAAGCAGCCTGCCAATGAGCTCGTCCGGGTCGCGGCTGCCCTTAAGCATATCAAGGGCATCAGGCTCAAGTATGTAACCCTTATTCGCCAGAACTTTTACGATATCCATATCATGCATGTACAGTATATGCCAATATCTCAATTACCAATATAGCTTTTTGGGAAAGGTATAAGAACATTAATAATATAAAATTATTAATATATTATAATAGGGGCAGAGTACATTGGTAAACTTGATCCATCAATTCTTAACAAGCGACAATTTTTGGATATCGCTGTTCAGGGACGTCTTATACGCATTCGCTCTTGTTTCGGTCCTTGCCATAGCGCTTTATGCTTATGCAGGAGTATGGCCGCCGCTTGTGAGCGTGGAGGGCACCAGCATGTACCCCAACATGCAAAACGGTGACCTTATCGTCGTACAGGGCCTGAACAAGATGGATATCGTCACGAATGAAATAGGGAAACAGAACGGGTATAAAATGTTCGGTGATTATGGTGACGTCATAGTATACAGGCCGTTCGGGAGGAGCGACGTCACGCCTGTGATACATCGCGCCATGTACTGGACGAACGCTTCCGAAGTGATGTGGGACGGAGGAGTGCAGGCGCCGGCAGAAGGCTACATCACACAGGGAGACAATAATTTCCTTTACGACCAGTGCAGCGGCATATGTCCGAACACTCCGGTGAAGGACGAATGGATACTGGGCGTCGCAAAATACAGGATCCCGTACCTCGGGTATATCAGAGGGCTCCTCGGGTTCATAGGATAGCCCGATAATACCTGACCTTATTTTACCATTTGTTGTAATTTATCCATGATATATCTTAAATAAGGCGTATTCGGCGAGCTGGCTCCCCTGAAAGAGTACTCGATGACGCCTTCCTTATTTATGAGAAAAGCCGCCGGATAGGTCCAGTTCGATACCGGATCGTACACATCATACTGTTTTGAAACACTAAGCTCGGGATCGCTCAGTACCGTAAAAGGTAGATGCACTCTATTAACGGTGTTTTTAACCTTATTCTCCAGCTCGGGAGTTATGGCCACGACCTCGGTGTCAAGCTTTTTGAGATCGGGGTAGGTCTCCTTTAAAGAATTTAGGAACTTCAAAGCGTTTTCATCATACCCGCCTGTATAAAATGTTAAAAAAATATTATGCTTACCTATAAGGTCCATTAATGAGAAGTCTTTTCCGTTCTGGTCTTTTAGACTAAAGTTCTCCGCATTGTCACCTATGTCCAGACGTAAAACCATCTTATACATATCTATCAAAATAAATCTGAACATATTCTTAAAATAATAATCCAAATTTTATACTGTTGTACGAACATATATAACATTAAAATTATAAACTAAAATATTGGCTATGGAGAAAAAGGGCTTATCGGGAGCTTCAAATGGCGATGGTAAAAAGTCTTTTTGGATAGAGCTCCTTAAGGATATTGTTTTTTCGCTCGTGGTGGTCGCACTTATAGCCGGATTCTTATTCGCTTACTCCGGTATCTGGCCGCCGATGGTGAGCATCGACGGAAAGAGCATGCTCCCCAACATGAAACAGGGAGACCTCGTCATAATCCGCAGCCTTGATAAAGTAAATGTCGTCACGTATGAAGAAGGGCAATATAACGGCTATAAGATGTTCAATAATTACGGGGACGTCATCGTGTATAAGCCTCTTGGCGATAAGTCAAATACTCCTGTCATTCACCGTGCCATGTACTGGGTCGACGAAGGACAGCCTATGTGGAGAGGAGGGCCGCCTGCACCTCATTCAGGCTACATTACCCAGGGGGATAATAATTTCCTTTATGACCAGAGCTCGTCAATATCGCCGGGCCAGCCGGTCAAGCCGGAATGGATCCTGGGAGTGTCGGAGTTCAGGATACCGTACCTGGGCCTGGTACGGGCAAGACTTGGATAGGGAATGTTCTGATCGTTGTATCCCCTAAAATTCGATGTTTTATACGTTATTGTCGGATAGGGCGTTAATGATAATGATATCACTGGCAGTGCTTGACATACACTTACAGCATATCCGGTTCACACGCAAATTTCTATGTCGCTAATTATAGGTCTTTGCTTTACATCTTAGGCCCTAAAGGATCTGAGGCTGGATGATGCCTCTGTGCTATAGCCGCTGCTGGTGAAAGAAAGGCCTCGCCTCCTTCAGCGTCCTCAGGCGATAATCGTCCGTTAACACTTTTCTGGTGCTTTCGGCGGGGACACTTAAGGATATTTCTTTTGTACGCCCATACCTTCCCTTGCTCACTACGGTCGCGTTGATTATCCCCAGCATGTCAAGCTCGGATATCAGGTCTGTCACACGTCTTCCTGTAAGGATGTCTATGTCTATCATCCTGCAGAGCCTCCTGTAGACGTTGTAGACATCGCCGGTGTTGAGCTCGTGGGAGCCTTCTGAATCAAGCAGCACTATGCTGTAAAGGACCAGCTTACTCTGTGTAGGAAGGGTGCGCACGACCTCGGTGATCCTGTCCAGCTCTATCTTTTCACGGGCCTTCCTGACATGCTCTTCCCTTACCACGGTATCGCTTAGCCTTTCGGAAAGCTCGGCCGACACTCTCAGGAGGTCGAGCGCTTTTCTTGCGTCGCCGTGTTCCTGGGCTGCGAAAGCCGCACATAACGGTATTACCGCCGGCTCCAGCATATTTTCCTTGAACGCCATCCTGCTGCGCTGCTCAAGAATATCTCTTAGCTGATCGGCATTATATGGCGGGAAAATTATCTCTTCTTCGCCGAGAGACGATTTTACTCTCGGGTCAAGATAATCCGTGAATGTGAGGTCATTGGATATCCCTATTATGCTTACCTTGGCTTTTTTGAGGTCCGAGTTTATTCTCGAAAGATTGTAAAGGATATCGTCACCGCTTTTCTTAACAAGGTTGTCTATCTCATCAAGGATTATGATTGCTATCTGTTCCTTTTTATCGAGCGCGTCCCTGAACTCATTGAATACCTGGTCTGTCGGCCAGCCGGTGATGGGCACATCCCTGTTGTAATGCCTGGCCAGGTGCGCCAGGATCCTGTACTGGGTATCGATCCTCTCACAGTTTATGAATAGCACTTTGCATTCAATGTTCATCTTTTCGGCAAGGTCCTCGAGCTTTTTGCTTACGCTCTCCAGAGTCGCTGTCTTTCCTGTGCCTGTTTTACCGTATATCAATATGTTAGAAGGTGATTCACCCCTGAGAGCTGACACCAGGATCTCCGCGACACTGTTGATCTGATCAAGCCTGTGCGGCAGGTATTCCGGAGTGTAAGATGGTCTTAATACTTCTCTGTTCTTGAAAATGGGCTTAATGCTCAAAAGATTTTCAAATACTTTATCTATTGATTTTTCCTCAGCATTACCTACCAGGTCATCAAAAAGTCCCTTTTCGGACCTATGTTCCCTGTCATTTTCGGAGGACTGGGATGAAGGTGGGGATGTTTTATCAGTGATCATAATCCGTTCTCCAAAACTAAGCGGTTCCAATAGAAACGATAGTTTCGTTCTATATTAATAGTTGTGGTAGGCATAACCCCTTAATTTCTACTGGAGTATAGCTTTATTATCAAATATTTTTATGAATAAGCTTTTTAAATTCCATAATAAATTTAATACTACATAAATTCCTGTGTAATTTGAAAAATAAACGGTTATAAACAAAAATGACTTCGCAGTAAGGGCATAATTTCCACTGGAAAAATTAATGTTCAGTAACACCCACCCCTTAATTTCGAGTGGAACTCTGAAAACACAAAAACAAACTTTTTGTGTTTTTTATGGTGAAAACACATTGTTGTTTCGTTATGAAAATCATACTATTTATAAATAACCATATGTATAGCAAGCGTTTACTGAACAAAAATGATCCGAGTATATAAATTAAGGCCAAAATTCAAATATATTATTATTTTTTTAAATTAAAACGTTCAATTAGCGATCATCAGGAATATCTGGCTATGAATTAAGTAAACTGTCAGAAAAATATTGCATTGGAAATATAGGGGTGGGCCTGTTTTATATACTCTCATTTTCATTTTTCATTTTTTGGTAGTTCTATATTTTCAGTTATTTTAATGTTATAGATCATGAGGTTCAAATATTCTTTATTATTCTAATGGCTCTTCTGCGATCTTTCGGAATTTTAATTATACCTATCGGATGGCAGGTATGCACTAATTTCACGAATACGCTAAACCACTAAATTTTTTTAATATTTAAGAGCTCAAAGGCACAAAAAAATTTCACTCACAAAATCACTAAGGCTCTAATTTCACAATCAAGGCACTAACTGCTCAAACGCTCGACTCAACGCTCAAAGGGCACAAAGTCTCCAACACTAAAACAAGGCTCTAACATCACAAAAAGCACAAATGTTTAAATCACTGTTTGTGTTGCACCTTATCGATCATCATTATATCCGGTAGTATCCATATTTGTCTGTAAATCTTTTGTGACAACCTTTTAGCATGTGTATAGATTCCCAAATTACAGCAAAATCGGGATATCACCGACATCACCATATCCGGTATGCTTCAGCCATAAAGCGGAAACCGTGCCATTAAAATTTCGTGCCTTAGTGGAGATTAGTGTCTTGTTTTAGTGTTGGAGACTTAGTGTTCTTTGTGCGTTAAGTCGAGCATTTGAGAAGTTAGTGCTTTGATTGTGAAATTAGAGCCTTTGAGTTTTGGTGAGTAAAAAAATTCTTAGAGCTTTCGTGTACTTAAAATCTAAAAAAATTTAGTGTTTTTGTGTTTTTGTGAAATTAGCGTATACCTGCCATCCGATAAAAACAACACAAAAACATCAATACAAAAATAGCCTAAGAATTATTATAGTTCATGAAAAAAGTTATTTACCATACACGCGCTAAAACTCAAAGGTGATTTCATCATGTTTCCAGGAATGGGCGGAAGAGGTATCAATCCCAAGCAATTAGAAAAGCAAATGAAAGCTCTCGGCATCGATATTGAAGAGATCGAAGACGTAAAAGAGGTCATAATCAGGACCGGTAGCAAAGAGATAGTATTCAAGGACGCTCAGGTCAGCATAATGAATGCCAGAGGAATGAAGACTTACCAGTTAGTAGGCACTCCCGAAGAGAGAGCTCTGGAAAAAGAGATACCGGAAGAGGATATAACCCTTGTCGCCACGCAGACAAACGTCAGCAGGGACGTTGCAAAGCAGGCATTAAAGGAGTCAAAGGGTGACCTCGCCGAAGCAATAATGAAACTATCCGAAAACAAGTAGATCTGAATGATAGCTCAAGGAGAATATATCCTGCTCAAGGCTGAAGGAGGCCGCGAGTATTTTACATCGGTCAGGGATGAGAAACTACATACAGACCTTGGCATAGTCGACTTGAAAAATATTGAAGGCCTTGAATGGGGCGCCATTGTATACTCGCATCTGGGTAAAGAATTCAAGGTCCTCAAACCCAGGACCCCGGATTTCTTCAAACATATCAAGCGTACAGGGGCGCCTATGATGCCCAAGGACATAGGAACTATAATATCTTATACCGGGGTATGTCCTGACGACACGATACTTGATGCCGGTACGGGATCAGGCGTCCTGGCAATATATCTGGGTACCATAGCTAAAAAAGTAATAACTTATGAAGCCAACGAACACTTCGTTAACGTGGCCCGGAAGAACGTCGATAAGGCAGGGTTAAAGAATATCGAGGTCAGGCACGGTAACATAGTGGAAGAAATAAAAAGCCTTGAAGGCCCGTTCGATGTCGTCACTCTTGACATGCAGGAAGCCGCAAAGGTCGTACATGACGCTAAAAGAGTTCTCATGAATGGCGGGTTCCTGGCGACGTATTCTCCATTTTTTGAACAGACGTCCGAGATCAGGGCTGCAGTGGAAAGAGAGGGCTTTAACGATATCATCACTGTGCTGATCAACGAGCACGAGCTCGAGTTCGGAGAAAGAGGCACGAGGCCTTCCACAAGAGTAGGGCATACGGGTTTCCTGACTTTCGCAAGAAAGTGACAGGGCGACAGGAGTACACCCCGTACCCCGCATCCTTTTTTCTTGTCCGGGATATCTTAAGCATACTTTTAATGATCAATTTTCTTCCTGACAATAAACAGCAAAATACTGGATATTTCTTTAATGGCAATATTATGCCGTTTCCACAGGAAATAAAGGGGTAAAATCTTTTTTATAATTTTTAATTGATGATATTGACAGAATATCTATTTTTAAGCCTTGAATTGACTTCTTGCAAAGTTTCATACATTTCCTGGCGCCAGGAGCTTATTATATTGTCAGGTTCTCCATGATCCGAAGAATAACTCCTCAATTGACCTGCCCATACGCTCAGGTCATGAATATGGCCCAGCCTGTCCTGGAAAAACTTGAGGTCTTCTATCTCATCATCATCGATGCCCGGAATGAAATCTTTCAGGCTGCTCAAAGCATACCTGAGCTTTTTCGCATTGATCCTCACCCTGTGCAGCTCCTCTATGAACTTCTCATTATCCATATCCTCCGGCGTCCTGTTATCCAGGCCCAAGGAGATCATAGAGCTTTCAAATCTTTCTCTGAGCCACATTATCTTCTCGTCCAGGGAAACGCTCTTAAGCAGCTTCGGGATCCTTCTATTCGCCCAGATAAGCATCTTAGTTCTCCAGCGGGGTCTTATGTTCTTCGGCAACTTTTTCTTAGCCTTTATCCTTATGCCTTCGCGTTCCGACCTTTTTTCATCAAGCCAGCGCCCGATCAATTCTTTATCTTCCACGTCCATATTTTCGGCACGTTTTTCCATTTCCTCTATGAGCACATCCAGGTCTCTAAGGTCGCCCAGAGACTTTATACCTTTTTTTAAAGAGCTGCGAAGCCTGATGAAACCGGGACGTTCCTTTTCGAATTCATCCGACAGGACATCAAGGTAAGTCAGAAGCGTGCGGCCTTTTACCCTGATCTGGTGCAGGTCTTCCGGGTCTCTGAAGGTCAGCACCGGCTGTTTATAGTCATATATTTTTTTCGTTGTTTTTTTGACCGTCTTTTTTAACGCCTTTTCCATACATTCCTCGACCGGATATTACAATGATAGGTTGTATAATTAATAATTATAAAAATTACTACAAACATTTTCCGGAACGCAGTATTCATATATGGAAAATAATGCAGTTGCGACAGCAATACACTGAGAGGATGAAGCCGGAAACAGGCGGCTGATATCGGGATACAGCTGAATTCTTACTATACAGGATAAAGCTGGCTATTTGCCTGTATAAAAATGAGAAAACAAATGATCGCCAGACCGATAAAGTCTGGCCTGTACTTATATTATGGACTATCTTCCATATTTGGCATGAGCCCTGGCAAGATCCTGAGACGCGAGCGCACCCAGCAGCGATAATTCGCCCGCGAGCGCGGTCGACGCTATTATCTCGGCAAGCTTCCTCGCGTTTGAGCCGGGTGGGTCCCCTCCTCCTTTTACGCCAAGCATCGATAAGCACTCGCTCTGCGTAGCTACTCCAGTGCCTCCTCCGACCGTCCCCAGCGGAAGCGACGGGAATGAGACAGAGAACTGAAGGTCACCGTTATCGGTCATCTCAGCGGATGTTATGGCATTGCTGCCCTCTACGACATGGGACGGGTCCTGTCCGCAGGCGATAAATGTCGCGGCTACTATATTGGCGATGTGAGCGTTAAATCCGAACGATACCGCCCTTGCCGATCCAAGGAAATTCTTACGGTAGTTGACGTCGCAGACATTCTCCGGGGTCGTCTTCAGCTTTGAAAGGACAACATCCCTCGATATGGTGATCTCTGCCACCGTCGTCCTTCCTCTGCCCTCGATGACATTAATGGCGGCGGGCTTTTTATCCGTGCACATGTTGCTTGAAAGCGCTATGAGCCTTGCGCCAAACCTTTCCTCCACCAGGTGCATGACAGCCTCTGAAGCTATGGTTACCATGTTCATCCCCATCGCATCCTTTGTGTCGTAGGCGAACCTGAGAAAAACATTCTTACCGACCACATACGGGTCCACTCCTAGAAGCTCGCCGTGCCTGGTCGTAGAGCTTACGGCCTTTCTGACCTCTTCCATGAACTCGGGCGACTTAAATGCCTGGACTATTTTCTTCGCGTCCTCAAGGGTGTTGACTTTTACTACAGGCGCCCTGGTCATCTCGTCCTGGAAGATCATCGTATTGACCCCTCCGCTTTGAGTGCACACAGAGCATCCCCTGTTGACACTGGCGACAAGCGCGCCTTCAGTGGTCGCAAGGGGCACGTAGAAGCTTCCTTTCGCATACTCGCCATTGATCTTTAACGGTCCGGCGACTCCCAGGGGTATCTGCACGGCGCCTATGGCGTTCTCTATGTTCTTTTTAGTGACAGTCTCAGTGTCAAAAGTATAGTTAGAGACATGCTTAAGTTCGGTCCCGGTAAGCTTTGATATGGCTTCACGGCGGATGTCCAGGGCTTCTTTTCTGGAGCTCGTGAACTCCTCGACCTGATATAGCTTAAGTTCTCCACTGACGATCTTTTTAATTAGCTCTTCCTTATCCATACCCTACCATCCCGAATAAGTAAAAATTATAACAAGTGTTCCGCAAGTTCCGTTTCCAGCACGAACTCGCAATACGAGCACCTTAGCCTTACAGGATCTTCGGACTCGACAAAGAACCTCGATTCTAACGGCTCGTTCGTGTTGGATATACAGTTAGGGTTTCCGCATCTAACGAGGCCGACGACGGATCTTGGCGTTTCGACCCTGAACTTCTCCACGACTTCATAGTTTCTTATGATATTGATAGTCGTCTTAGGCGATATCAATGCTATCGTCTCGACCTCTTCAGGGTCCAGCTCACGGTCCTCGACCTTTACCACGTCCTTTGCACCCATATGCCCGCTCGGGACGTTCATCAATACGCTTACAACAGATTTTGTATGGCTGGTTATTCCCAGTATCTTTAAAACATTTAACGCCTGGCCTGCAGATATATGGTCAATAACAGTCCCGTTTACTATCGGCTTTACTCTTAGCTCTCTTTCTGTCGTCATATCTACATCTCCGCATTCAGTACTAGCGAAAGTACCGCCATCCTGACAGGTACGCCGTAGAACGATTGCTGGAAATATTTTGCATGTTTGGTCGAATCCACTCCGGGCTCGATCTCGTCAACCCTCGGCAGAGGGTGCATGATTATCATGTCATCCTTTACGCCGGCTAACATATCCGTCGTGATCCTGTAGCTTCCCGCGACTTTCAGGTATTCGCTCGGGTCCGGGAACCTTTCTTTCTGGATCCTCGTCATATATATGACATCAGCATCCTCTAACACTTTATTCAGATCAGACGTTTCGAAGAACTCAATGCCGCCTCTCTTCAAATAGTTTATTATGTTCGACGGCATCTTCAACTGGTCAGGGGCTACGAAGGATAGCTTCGTGCCGTATAATGATAATGCGTAGACCAGCGAGTGAACGGTCCTTCCGTACCTGAGGTCTCCGACGATGGCCACGTTCAGGTCGCCTATGCCCTTTGTGCACTCCTTTCTTATCGTATACATATCCAGGAGCGTCTGGGTAGGATGATGGCCCGCCCCGTCGCCTGCGTTTATTATAGGGACGCTCGATATTTCCGATGCCATCCTCGCCGCCCCTTCCCTCGGGTGGCGTAATATTATGGCATCCGCATATGACTCGATGATCTTTATAGTGTCAAATAGCGTCTCACCCTTTGCAATGGAAGTGGAGGTCGCCGTATCAAACCCTATCGTGCTGCCTCCAAGCCTTTTTACGGCCGTGTCAAAAGAAAGCCTCGTCCTTGTAGACGGCTCGAAGAAAAGTGTGGCAATGATCTTGTTTTTAAGCAGGTCAAGGTGACCTTTACGGGCGACCGGTTCAAGCTCTTCCGCCCTGTCGAGTATGAGGTCTATCTCATCCCTCGAGAAGTCTTTTGTCGATATGATGTGTTTCCTCTCGAAAATCATCGTAGTTAGTAAGCCGCTTTAGGATAAAATAGTTCCTGTATGCTACATATTCGCAAGTGTTCGGGGATCGGTTAGCTGTATCACATGATCATTATCGGATTCGATCGCGATCATTGATACATCATGCCTATGTGCAGGGCGCCGGATCGCTATCGTTGACAACCGTACACGATAATGACAATATTCGGGAAAAGTTATAGAACACA is a window from the Methanooceanicella nereidis genome containing:
- a CDS encoding DNA-directed DNA polymerase II small subunit → MHDMDIVKVLANKGYILEPDALDMLKGSRDPDELIGRLLSGLDPSAFIISGKDVARIAIKPAATGIAGTPPDIRILKDITNNSTCIGDYDEFVGYFRNRFSILGDMMRNRISSRPIESILKKKGMRSASSSEKNEISIIGIVSDHRVTANGHRLIEVEDQTGSISVLIMKDSDICDMPVLLDEVIGVTGVPASDGGLFIASSIIYPDVPYTNVARHSDEPAVAALISDVHVGSDTFLEDNWLSFLDWINGDSVSDQDADLVSRLKYIVVAGDLVDGIGIYPGQDKELHILDIYDQYKKTAEYFDQIPKHISVVISPGNHDAVRQAEPQPALPEEIRSMFRNDNITFVGNPAAVEIEGVRFLIYHGRSIDDMVSNLPGASYSYPEKVMVELLKRRHLSPIYGGRVMIAPESKDHFVIDPLPDVIHSGHVHTVGICRYRGVLLANSGTWQGQTEFQKRMNIQPDPARIPLVDLKSGEVSVIKFGE
- a CDS encoding S26 family signal peptidase, which codes for MIHQFLTSDNFWISLFRDVLYAFALVSVLAIALYAYAGVWPPLVSVEGTSMYPNMQNGDLIVVQGLNKMDIVTNEIGKQNGYKMFGDYGDVIVYRPFGRSDVTPVIHRAMYWTNASEVMWDGGVQAPAEGYITQGDNNFLYDQCSGICPNTPVKDEWILGVAKYRIPYLGYIRGLLGFIG
- a CDS encoding peroxiredoxin family protein, which encodes MYKMVLRLDIGDNAENFSLKDQNGKDFSLMDLIGKHNIFLTFYTGGYDENALKFLNSLKETYPDLKKLDTEVVAITPELENKVKNTVNRVHLPFTVLSDPELSVSKQYDVYDPVSNWTYPAAFLINKEGVIEYSFRGASSPNTPYLRYIMDKLQQMVK
- a CDS encoding S26 family signal peptidase, whose translation is MEKKGLSGASNGDGKKSFWIELLKDIVFSLVVVALIAGFLFAYSGIWPPMVSIDGKSMLPNMKQGDLVIIRSLDKVNVVTYEEGQYNGYKMFNNYGDVIVYKPLGDKSNTPVIHRAMYWVDEGQPMWRGGPPAPHSGYITQGDNNFLYDQSSSISPGQPVKPEWILGVSEFRIPYLGLVRARLG
- a CDS encoding ORC1-type DNA replication protein; its protein translation is MITDKTSPPSSQSSENDREHRSEKGLFDDLVGNAEEKSIDKVFENLLSIKPIFKNREVLRPSYTPEYLPHRLDQINSVAEILVSALRGESPSNILIYGKTGTGKTATLESVSKKLEDLAEKMNIECKVLFINCERIDTQYRILAHLARHYNRDVPITGWPTDQVFNEFRDALDKKEQIAIIILDEIDNLVKKSGDDILYNLSRINSDLKKAKVSIIGISNDLTFTDYLDPRVKSSLGEEEIIFPPYNADQLRDILEQRSRMAFKENMLEPAVIPLCAAFAAQEHGDARKALDLLRVSAELSERLSDTVVREEHVRKAREKIELDRITEVVRTLPTQSKLVLYSIVLLDSEGSHELNTGDVYNVYRRLCRMIDIDILTGRRVTDLISELDMLGIINATVVSKGRYGRTKEISLSVPAESTRKVLTDDYRLRTLKEARPFFHQQRL
- a CDS encoding nascent polypeptide-associated complex protein encodes the protein MFPGMGGRGINPKQLEKQMKALGIDIEEIEDVKEVIIRTGSKEIVFKDAQVSIMNARGMKTYQLVGTPEERALEKEIPEEDITLVATQTNVSRDVAKQALKESKGDLAEAIMKLSENK
- a CDS encoding tRNA (adenine-N1)-methyltransferase → MIAQGEYILLKAEGGREYFTSVRDEKLHTDLGIVDLKNIEGLEWGAIVYSHLGKEFKVLKPRTPDFFKHIKRTGAPMMPKDIGTIISYTGVCPDDTILDAGTGSGVLAIYLGTIAKKVITYEANEHFVNVARKNVDKAGLKNIEVRHGNIVEEIKSLEGPFDVVTLDMQEAAKVVHDAKRVLMNGGFLATYSPFFEQTSEIRAAVEREGFNDIITVLINEHELEFGERGTRPSTRVGHTGFLTFARK
- a CDS encoding CHAD domain-containing protein, translating into MEKALKKTVKKTTKKIYDYKQPVLTFRDPEDLHQIRVKGRTLLTYLDVLSDEFEKERPGFIRLRSSLKKGIKSLGDLRDLDVLIEEMEKRAENMDVEDKELIGRWLDEKRSEREGIRIKAKKKLPKNIRPRWRTKMLIWANRRIPKLLKSVSLDEKIMWLRERFESSMISLGLDNRTPEDMDNEKFIEELHRVRINAKKLRYALSSLKDFIPGIDDDEIEDLKFFQDRLGHIHDLSVWAGQLRSYSSDHGEPDNIISSWRQEMYETLQEVNSRLKNRYSVNIIN
- the hmgA gene encoding hydroxymethylglutaryl-CoA reductase (NADPH) is translated as MDKEELIKKIVSGELKLYQVEEFTSSRKEALDIRREAISKLTGTELKHVSNYTFDTETVTKKNIENAIGAVQIPLGVAGPLKINGEYAKGSFYVPLATTEGALVASVNRGCSVCTQSGGVNTMIFQDEMTRAPVVKVNTLEDAKKIVQAFKSPEFMEEVRKAVSSTTRHGELLGVDPYVVGKNVFLRFAYDTKDAMGMNMVTIASEAVMHLVEERFGARLIALSSNMCTDKKPAAINVIEGRGRTTVAEITISRDVVLSKLKTTPENVCDVNYRKNFLGSARAVSFGFNAHIANIVAATFIACGQDPSHVVEGSNAITSAEMTDNGDLQFSVSFPSLPLGTVGGGTGVATQSECLSMLGVKGGGDPPGSNARKLAEIIASTALAGELSLLGALASQDLARAHAKYGR
- the pyrI gene encoding aspartate carbamoyltransferase regulatory subunit; its protein translation is MTTERELRVKPIVNGTVIDHISAGQALNVLKILGITSHTKSVVSVLMNVPSGHMGAKDVVKVEDRELDPEEVETIALISPKTTINIIRNYEVVEKFRVETPRSVVGLVRCGNPNCISNTNEPLESRFFVESEDPVRLRCSYCEFVLETELAEHLL
- the pyrB gene encoding aspartate carbamoyltransferase; protein product: MIFERKHIISTKDFSRDEIDLILDRAEELEPVARKGHLDLLKNKIIATLFFEPSTRTRLSFDTAVKRLGGSTIGFDTATSTSIAKGETLFDTIKIIESYADAIILRHPREGAARMASEISSVPIINAGDGAGHHPTQTLLDMYTIRKECTKGIGDLNVAIVGDLRYGRTVHSLVYALSLYGTKLSFVAPDQLKMPSNIINYLKRGGIEFFETSDLNKVLEDADVIYMTRIQKERFPDPSEYLKVAGSYRITTDMLAGVKDDMIIMHPLPRVDEIEPGVDSTKHAKYFQQSFYGVPVRMAVLSLVLNAEM